In one window of Gossypium hirsutum isolate 1008001.06 chromosome A01, Gossypium_hirsutum_v2.1, whole genome shotgun sequence DNA:
- the LOC107918706 gene encoding lysine histidine transporter-like 7, which yields MGEVVVPIEDNSKHVLPLYLPPRPVPFQIITIKDTSGAAAGVSPPPQGVVNLSDLESWLPLTESRNGSTFSSILHLLCSGIGFQVLFLPVAFASLGWAWGIICLSIAYMWQLYTTWLLVNLHEPVPGIRCSRFVRMSILAFGPKLGKLLAIFPVMYLSGGSCVMLIITAGSSMEQLFNIICEEGTMCRSMSLSGTQWFLIFTCIALIIAQLFPNLNSIARVSLTGAITSIGYCTMIWVLSISKGRPNNVSYGITVADRTGMTGFGNVLNAIGIIMLAFRGHNLILEIQGTLPSDSKHPSRKSMWRGVMVSYVIIAMCLFPLAIVGFWAYGNKIPEEGILTAFTKFHGQDTSKYVIGLIYIWLTISCITSYQIYAMPSFDNLEFIYASSKKRRCPGWVRAGIRLFFGGVTFFIAVAFPFLGKLAPLIGGMAAVPLTFVYPCFMWISIRKPRPKGAMWSLNLGVGSIGIILSLLLIVAAVWKLDDKGLNANFFRP from the exons ATGGGAGAAGTAGTAGTACCCATTGAAGACAATTCGAAGCATGTGCTTCCACTTTATCTACCCCCTAGGCCCGTTCCTTTCCAAATTATCACCATTAAGGACACGTCTGGAGCTGCGGCTGGAGTTTCTCCGCCACCACAGGGTGTGGTCAACCTTAGTGATCTTGAATCTTGGCTGCCTCTAACCGAGTCCAGAAATGGCAgcactttctcttctattttacATCTGCTTTGTTCAGGGATTGGGTTTCAGGTCCTTTTCCTCCCTGTTGCTTTTGCAAGTCTTGGATG GGCATGGGGGATCATATGTTTGTCCATAGCATACATGTGGCAACTCTACACCACATGGCTTCTAGTAAATCTTCATGAACCTGTTCCTGGAATCCGTTGCAGCAGATTCGTCCGCATGTCAATTCTTGCCTTTG GCCCAAAGCTTGGGAAGTTGCTGGCAATCTTCCCAGTAATGTATCTATCAGGAGGCTCTTGTGTTATGCTTATTATCACAGCAGGAAGTTCCATGGAACAACTTTTCAACATCATATGTGAAGAAGGAACCATGTGTAGATCCATGTCCCTGAGTGGTACACAGTGGTTCCTCATATTTACTTGCATAGCCCTTATCATTGCTCAATTATTCCccaatttaaattcaatagccCGAGTTTCTCTAACCGGTGCCATAACTTCCATTGGGTACTGTACTATGATATGGGTTCTATCCATCAGCAAAGGCAGGCCAAATAATGTCTCTTACGGCATAACAGTTGCTGACAGAACTGGTATGACTGGATTTGGTAACGTCTTGAATGCCATTGGCATCATTATGCTTGCATTCAGAGGTCACAATCTTATTCTTGAGATTCAG GGGACATTGCCATCAGATTCAAAGCACCCATCACGGAAATCTATGTGGAGAGGAGTAATGGTATCGTACGTGATAATAGCAATGTGTTTATTTCCACTTGCAATTGTTGGATTTTGGGCTTATGGAAACAAG ATACCTGAAGAAGGGATTCTAACTGCATTTACAAAATTTCATGGACAAGACACTTCAAAGTATGTAATAGGCCTGATCTACATATGGTTAACTATAAGTTGCATAACCTCATACCAAATCTATGCCATGCCTTCTTTCGACAACTTAGAGTTTATTTACGCCAGCAGTAAAAAAAGGCGATGCCCAGGGTGGGTTCGTGCCGGTATACGCCTTTTCTTCGGAGGGGTCACGTTCTTCATAGCAGTGGCTTTTCCCTTCTTGGGAAAATTGGCACCTTTAATTGGAGGAATGGCAGCTGTGCCTTTGACGTTTGTATATCCATGTTTCATGTGGATTTCAATCAGAAAACCACGACCAAAGGGTGCAATGTGGAGTCTCAACTTGGGAGTGGGTTCTATTGGCATTATACTCAGCCTTTTGCTAATAGTTGCTGCTGTATGGAAATTAGATGACAAAGGCCTGAATGCCAACTTCTTCAGGCCTTAA